A region of Vitis vinifera cultivar Pinot Noir 40024 chromosome 13, ASM3070453v1 DNA encodes the following proteins:
- the DHAR gene encoding dehydroascorbate reductase (The RefSeq protein has 1 substitution compared to this genomic sequence): protein MSFEVCVKAAAGDPEILGDCPFSQRVLLTLEEKKVPYKMHLINVNEKPQWFLEMNPEGKVPVIKVDDKWVPDSDVITGVLEEKHPSPPLAPPPEHSSVGSKIFPAFVKFLKSKDPNDGSEQALLDELKALDDHLKDHGPYINGENICAVDLSLAPKLYHLQVALGHYKNWTIPESLSHVHNYMKLLFSRESFEKTNPAPDHVVAGWAPKVNA from the exons ATGTCTTTTGAAGTCTGTGTTAAGGCTGCTGCCGGTGATCCTGAAATTCTTGGAGACT gtCCATTCAGCCAAAGGGTTCTGCTGACTCTGGAGGAGAAGAAGGTGCCCTACAAGATGCATCTGATCAATGTTAACGAGAAGCCCCAATG GTTTTTGGAGATGAACCCAGAAGGGAAGGTGCCGGTGATCAAAGTGGACGATAAATGGGTCCCTGACTCTGATGTCATTACTGGGGTTCTTGAGGAAAAACATCCATCTCCTCCTCTCGCTCCTCCTCCTGAACATTCGTCTGT GGGATCTAAAATATTTCCTGCTTTTGTCAAGTTCTTGAAGAGCAAGGATCCTAATGACGGTTCAGAGCAGGCTTTGCTGGATGAATTGAAGGCCTTGGATGACCATCTTAAGGATCAT GGTCCTTACATCAATGGGGAAAATATCTGTGCTGTGGATTTAAGTTTGGCCCCAAAGCTGTACCATCTTCAGGTGGCTCTTGGCCATTACAAGAACTGGACTATCCCTGAAAGCTTGTCTCATGTCCACAATTACATGAAG TTACTTTTCTCTCGGGAGTCCTTTGAGAAAACCAAACCAGCACCGGACCATGTAGTTGCAGGATGGGCACCCAAGGTCAATGCATGA
- the LOC100244913 gene encoding uncharacterized protein LOC100244913, with protein MGDSSASYIHMVQHLIENCLIFHMSKEECMEALSKHANIEPVITSTVWNELEKENKEFFEGYNTQTQTKDDRLSEAETDELIQKMISDSTSKDHRSSSKDPADSSKDPDT; from the exons ATGGGGGACTCTTCTGCTTCATACATACATATG GTACAACACCTAATAGAGAATTGTTTGATCTTCCACATGAGTAAAGAAGAGTGCATGGAAGCCCTCTCCAAACATGCAAACATCGAACCCGTCATCACCTCTACCG TGTGGAATGAATTGGAGAAAGAGAACAAGGAATTCTTTGAAGGCTACAAcactcaaactcaaactaagGACGACCGTCTGTCAGAGGCAGAGACCGACGAATTGATCCAAAAGATGATATCAGATTCCACCTCTAAAGATCACCGGAGCTCCTCCAAAGATCCTGCAGACTCCTCCAAAGACCCAGACACATAA